In Caldisericia bacterium, a genomic segment contains:
- a CDS encoding C25 family cysteine peptidase, translating into MKKSYFLNSKKYLIFFVILFIFLPWSPKGISFEISKETILVFEASPLPESFTKYKELKESEGFNVIRLNINSIKESDKVEGLRGYLRENKEKLNIKYLLIIGSDKSFPMKRLYPRGSGIHDQFDSDFEATPSDIYFVDPFEDFDKDKDGIFGEYPDDDIKLDTHIYVGRVPFDNIKTLDNYFSKLVQFERLKFNQKNYALLIGAYLSFKGETWYDRILENEDGSEFMEMIIQDFLIKNGFTPIRIYEKDGSLPSFYPSDYSLKDRKISELLKSKIFGFINLNAHGSPYGVAGYLWEDSDKNYLFSKEETKFYSILNISDIPDDFLGGVFFASSCLTAYPESEINLANEYLLKGGSVYIGATRISWGPTYWRDINDGGLLTINYLFVKNFIDKKIRVGDAFWES; encoded by the coding sequence ATGAAAAAAAGTTATTTTTTAAACTCTAAAAAATATTTAATTTTTTTTGTTATTCTTTTTATTTTTCTTCCTTGGTCTCCAAAAGGGATCTCTTTTGAAATATCAAAAGAAACAATTCTTGTTTTTGAAGCATCTCCTCTTCCAGAATCTTTTACAAAGTATAAAGAGTTAAAAGAAAGTGAAGGTTTCAATGTAATTCGTCTAAACATAAATTCAATAAAAGAGAGTGATAAAGTTGAAGGTTTAAGAGGTTATTTGAGAGAAAATAAAGAAAAATTAAATATAAAGTATCTTTTAATAATTGGCTCTGATAAATCTTTTCCAATGAAAAGGTTATATCCAAGAGGAAGTGGCATCCATGATCAATTTGATTCAGATTTTGAAGCGACACCATCTGATATTTATTTTGTCGATCCATTTGAAGATTTTGATAAAGATAAAGATGGAATTTTTGGAGAATATCCTGATGATGATATAAAATTGGATACACATATATATGTAGGAAGAGTTCCATTTGACAATATAAAGACCCTTGATAACTATTTTTCTAAACTTGTTCAATTTGAAAGGTTAAAATTTAATCAAAAAAATTATGCTCTTTTAATTGGTGCATATCTTTCTTTTAAAGGTGAAACTTGGTATGACAGAATTCTTGAAAATGAAGATGGTTCTGAATTTATGGAGATGATTATTCAAGATTTTCTTATAAAAAATGGATTTACTCCAATTAGAATTTATGAGAAAGATGGATCTCTTCCATCATTTTATCCTTCAGATTATTCTCTTAAAGACAGAAAAATTTCTGAACTACTAAAATCAAAAATCTTTGGATTCATTAATTTAAATGCACATGGAAGCCCATATGGAGTTGCAGGATATCTTTGGGAAGATAGTGATAAAAATTATCTCTTCTCAAAAGAAGAAACAAAATTTTACTCAATTTTAAATATTTCAGATATTCCAGATGATTTTTTAGGTGGGGTATTTTTTGCCTCATCTTGTCTAACTGCATATCCAGAAAGTGAAATAAATTTAGCGAATGAATATCTTTTAAAGGGTGGATCAGTTTATATTGGCGCTACAAGAATTTCTTGGGGACCAACATATTGGAGAGACATAAATGATGGTGGTCTTTTAACAATAAATTATCTATTTGTAAAAAATTTTATAGATAAAAAGATACGAGTTGGTGATGCTTTTTGGGAGAGTA
- a CDS encoding YkoF family thiamine/hydroxymethylpyrimidine-binding protein codes for MIGAQISIYPLKEKTITETLNIFWEELNSRGIQYEVNSFATIIWMEEDELFKFLNDAYKKLREKSIVMVITISNVCPKVP; via the coding sequence TTGATTGGTGCGCAAATAAGCATTTATCCACTTAAAGAGAAGACAATTACTGAAACATTAAACATTTTTTGGGAAGAGTTAAATTCAAGAGGAATTCAATATGAGGTTAATTCATTTGCAACAATTATTTGGATGGAAGAAGATGAACTTTTTAAATTTTTAAATGATGCTTATAAAAAATTAAGAGAAAAAAGCATTGTAATGGTAATTACAATTTCAAATGTCTGTCCAAAGGTCCCTTAA
- a CDS encoding methyltransferase domain-containing protein, with amino-acid sequence MNGKPIFDDIANLYDKWFETPLGKKIFESEKRAIENLIEEGNGKVALDLGIGTGLFTQILREKGYKVIGIDISEEMLKIAKKRGFEVIKHDFNYPLPFEKESFDFVFSMTSIEFLLDPKPLFNEVKRILKKDGKFLLITLNSLSLWALKRRIEGLFDKNNLFNKARFYSPSSLKKFFKEGWKILRCESKTFIPPWNPLFPSFWENIFSKIFPSFGAISIILIKKKI; translated from the coding sequence ATGAATGGAAAACCAATTTTTGATGATATAGCAAATTTATATGACAAGTGGTTTGAGACACCACTTGGTAAAAAAATTTTTGAGAGTGAAAAAAGAGCAATTGAAAATTTAATTGAAGAGGGTAATGGAAAAGTTGCACTTGATCTCGGAATAGGAACAGGACTTTTTACTCAAATTTTAAGAGAAAAAGGATACAAAGTTATTGGAATTGATATTTCAGAAGAGATGCTTAAAATTGCAAAAAAGAGGGGATTTGAAGTTATAAAACATGACTTCAATTACCCTCTCCCTTTTGAAAAAGAATCATTTGATTTTGTTTTTTCAATGACATCAATTGAGTTTTTGTTAGATCCAAAACCTCTTTTTAATGAAGTAAAGAGAATTTTAAAGAAAGATGGAAAATTTTTGCTTATAACTTTAAATTCACTCTCTCTTTGGGCTTTAAAAAGAAGAATTGAGGGCTTATTTGATAAAAATAACTTATTTAACAAGGCAAGATTTTATTCTCCATCTTCTCTTAAAAAATTTTTTAAAGAAGGTTGGAAAATTTTAAGATGTGAATCTAAAACTTTTATTCCTCCATGGAATCCACTTTTCCCATCTTTTTGGGAGAATATTTTTTCAAAAATTTTTCCATCATTTGGTGCAATTTCAATTATATTAATAAAGAAAAAAATATAG
- a CDS encoding acetyl-CoA C-acetyltransferase: protein MNEVFISFPLRTPIGKYGGSLKDFEAPRLAGFVIKEILRRSNLNPKDIDDVILGNVVQAGEKMNPARQAAIFGGVDETVPAFTVNRVCGSGLQAIISGVMEIEVNYSKIVIAGGMENMDLCPYLIMNGRWGYRMGDGVLYDSMLRDGLNDAFSDKHSGLITEEFLIPKYGITREEQDKFSYESHMKAAKAQESGFFKDQIVGITLKDGTLFDFDESVRKDTTIEKLSKLKPAFKKDGTITAGNAPGLNSGAACMILSNYEKVKEYNFDTFGRVVSYGVSAVDPNMFGIAPVYAIKKALERANLKIDDIDLFEINEAFAAIALAVKKELEIPDEKLNVNGGAIALGHPIGATGAILVVKLLHELRRRGGKYGIASLCIGGGQGIAILVERV from the coding sequence ATGAATGAAGTTTTTATCAGTTTTCCTTTAAGAACTCCAATTGGAAAATATGGGGGAAGTTTGAAAGATTTTGAGGCTCCTCGTCTTGCAGGTTTTGTTATTAAAGAGATATTGAGGAGAAGTAACTTAAATCCAAAAGATATTGATGATGTGATTTTAGGGAATGTTGTTCAAGCAGGAGAAAAAATGAATCCAGCAAGACAAGCAGCAATTTTTGGTGGAGTTGATGAAACTGTTCCAGCATTCACTGTTAATAGAGTTTGTGGATCAGGTCTTCAAGCAATAATTTCTGGTGTAATGGAAATTGAAGTTAACTACTCAAAAATTGTAATTGCAGGAGGAATGGAAAATATGGATCTCTGTCCATATCTTATTATGAATGGAAGATGGGGTTATAGAATGGGAGATGGAGTTCTTTATGATTCAATGTTAAGAGATGGATTGAATGATGCTTTTTCTGACAAGCACTCTGGTTTAATAACTGAAGAGTTTCTTATTCCAAAATATGGAATAACAAGAGAAGAGCAAGATAAGTTTTCTTATGAGAGTCATATGAAGGCAGCAAAAGCACAAGAGAGTGGATTTTTTAAAGATCAAATTGTTGGAATTACTTTAAAAGATGGGACTCTTTTTGATTTTGATGAATCTGTAAGAAAGGATACAACAATAGAAAAACTTTCAAAACTCAAGCCTGCTTTTAAAAAAGATGGGACAATTACAGCAGGAAATGCACCAGGATTAAATTCTGGTGCTGCATGTATGATTCTTTCAAATTATGAAAAGGTGAAAGAATACAATTTTGATACTTTTGGAAGAGTAGTTTCTTATGGAGTAAGTGCAGTTGATCCAAATATGTTTGGAATTGCACCAGTTTATGCAATTAAAAAAGCACTCGAAAGAGCAAATTTAAAAATAGATGATATTGATTTATTTGAGATAAATGAGGCATTTGCAGCAATTGCTTTAGCAGTTAAAAAGGAGTTAGAAATTCCTGACGAAAAATTAAATGTAAATGGAGGTGCAATAGCTTTAGGACACCCAATTGGTGCAACAGGAGCAATTCTTGTGGTAAAACTTCTTCATGAATTGAGAAGAAGAGGTGGAAAATATGGAATTGCTTCTCTTTGTATTGGTGGAGGACAAGGAATAGCAATTTTAGTTGAAAGAGTATGA
- a CDS encoding acetyl-CoA hydrolase/transferase C-terminal domain-containing protein, which produces MNKIDDYKRKLISIDELLNKIKDNETIVVALGGSQPFGFLSSLHKIKDRVKNVKIISCLLLKDYEFLKYTGKENAPFILESWYLSDFERKVYNEGRATYIPNNLHRAAIEKIANEKIDYFIGTATPMDEKGFFSLSLSLIYEKEMIENARIKVLEINENLPKTFGDTSVFIDEIDYVTHYTTTLPEFPFVEPTDIERKIGEYISDLIEDGSTIQLGIGGIPNAITKFLMNKKNLGIHTEMITDGMVDLIESGVVTNREKTLWKGKTIGAFALGTKKLYDFINNNLSVELHRGSVVNDPYVVRQNNKMVSINTSLMVDLTGQVCSESFGWKQYTGTGGQLDMHRGAQMSKGGKGIIALRSTAKGGEVSTIVPVLPEGSYITVPRQDTDYIVTEYGVAKLKGKSIRERALSLINIAHPDFRDKLMFEAKKLNLI; this is translated from the coding sequence AATTTCAATTGATGAACTTTTAAATAAAATTAAAGATAATGAAACAATTGTTGTTGCTCTTGGAGGATCACAACCATTTGGATTTTTAAGTTCTCTTCATAAGATAAAAGATAGAGTAAAAAATGTAAAGATTATCTCCTGTCTTCTTTTAAAGGATTATGAATTTTTAAAATATACAGGAAAAGAGAATGCTCCATTTATTCTTGAGAGTTGGTATCTTTCTGATTTTGAAAGGAAAGTTTACAATGAAGGAAGAGCAACATATATCCCAAATAATCTTCATAGAGCAGCAATAGAAAAAATTGCGAATGAAAAAATTGACTATTTTATTGGAACTGCAACTCCAATGGATGAAAAAGGGTTCTTCTCATTATCTCTTTCACTCATTTATGAAAAAGAGATGATTGAAAATGCAAGAATTAAAGTTTTAGAAATAAATGAAAATTTACCAAAGACCTTTGGAGATACATCGGTTTTTATAGATGAAATTGATTATGTTACTCACTATACAACAACTCTTCCAGAATTTCCATTCGTTGAGCCAACAGATATTGAAAGAAAAATTGGTGAATACATAAGTGATTTAATAGAAGATGGTTCAACAATTCAACTTGGTATTGGTGGAATTCCAAATGCAATAACAAAATTTTTGATGAATAAGAAAAATTTAGGAATTCACACTGAAATGATAACTGATGGAATGGTTGATTTAATTGAAAGTGGAGTTGTAACAAATAGAGAGAAAACTCTTTGGAAAGGAAAAACAATTGGTGCATTTGCTCTTGGTACAAAAAAACTTTATGATTTCATAAATAACAATTTATCTGTTGAACTTCATAGAGGTTCAGTAGTAAATGATCCCTATGTAGTAAGGCAAAACAATAAAATGGTTAGTATAAACACATCATTAATGGTTGATTTAACAGGTCAAGTTTGTTCAGAATCTTTTGGATGGAAGCAATATACTGGCACTGGTGGTCAACTTGATATGCATAGAGGAGCGCAAATGTCAAAAGGAGGAAAAGGAATAATTGCTTTAAGATCAACTGCAAAAGGAGGAGAAGTCTCAACGATAGTTCCAGTTCTTCCTGAGGGAAGCTATATAACTGTGCCAAGACAAGACACAGATTATATAGTAACTGAATATGGAGTTGCTAAATTAAAAGGTAAAAGTATAAGAGAAAGAGCGCTCTCTTTGATTAATATTGCACATCCAGATTTTAGGGATAAACTTATGTTTGAAGCAAAAAAATTAAATTTAATATAA